In Dehalococcoidia bacterium, the genomic window GTGCTCGCCTTTACCGACGCCGACTGCCTTCCCGCACCGGACTGGCTCGAGCGTGGCATCGCGGCGCTGGTGGCGGGAGCGCCTGGCATCGTGGCCGGGCGCATCGAGGCCTTCCCGAAGACTCCCGGCAAGCCGACCCCCGTGGAGTTGTACGACATCCTGTATGGCTACCGCCAGCGCTTCGCGGTCGAAAACAACCACTCCTGCTTCACCGCCAACGTCCTCTGCCCTCGTTCGCTGATCGAGGATGTCGGTCCCTTCGACGCCACTCTGCTTTCCGGCGGCGACATGGAGTGGAGCCGTCGCGCCCACTGGCGCGGCTACCCCGTGCGCTATGCAGACGACACCCTCGTGCGCACGCCCGCTCGCGGCAGTCTGCGCGCACTCATCCGCCGCACGCGACGCTTCGCCGGCGGTAGCAGGGGCCTGCGGCGCCTCCGTGAGGCCGGGACGCCCTGGCTGGCCCGCCCTCCATCGCGCTGGCCCGTGCGGCGGGAGGACCTTCGCCTGCTGTTCTCCTATCC contains:
- a CDS encoding glycosyltransferase, with the protein product MDTGRTDSVFPRVEVPAAVRDCLKVPFVSVIIPVLDDPEGLRACLTALAAQTYPAGRFEVVIVDNGSGSPPSDVVAAHDFARLEIEPAPGSYAARNRGIEVARGEVLAFTDADCLPAPDWLERGIAALVAGAPGIVAGRIEAFPKTPGKPTPVELYDILYGYRQRFAVENNHSCFTANVLCPRSLIEDVGPFDATLLSGGDMEWSRRAHWRGYPVRYADDTLVRTPARGSLRALIRRTRRFAGGSRGLRRLREAGTPWLARPPSRWPVRREDLRLLFSYPQAPVSAKLLTMAVALLVRASFAFESARLRLGARPLR